ACGCGGAAGCCGCGGTTGATCTGCACGCGGTTCTTGTCGTCGACCCACGGCACGCGGAAGATGATCTGGCGCTCGGGCTCGCAGATGCGCTCGAGCACGGCGGCGTCGACGTACTGGGGGTTCTTCTGGAGCACCGGCCCGAGCGAGTCGAAGACCTCGCGAACCGCCTGGTGGAACTCGACCTCACCAGGGTTGCGGGCGAGGACCTCGTCGAAGACGGACTGCAGACGACTATCCATGGAGTGCTCCTCGGCAGGGCAGGGCTTTGAACCGCACCAGGTTACGTACTCGTAAACTCCGCCGTACTTCCGTCCCACTCTGGGAGACAGCAGGCTCACGACCTGGGACGTTGCCCGTGCCCGGGGCAACAGTCGGGCTCCCCGTCCGGGCGTCGACCACCGCACCCGCCACCGCACCGGGCCGTGCGCCGTGCCCCGAGGTCCGGGCCCCCGGAACGAAACCTCCGTCCACCCTCTGAGAATTCTCGACCTGATCGGTGCAGATTCCCCCGGCCGGGGTTATACCCCTACCCAGAGGTCACGAGCACCAGCACCAAGCCCCGGCTCGCTGGTCAGCAACCCCTTCACGACGGGGTGCTCCGGGAGATGACCTGGCCGCGCCGGCACGACGCGGCAAGCGTGCAGCACGACGACAGTGAGGAAGCGATGACCCAGCACCCTGCAGCACCCCACCCCGCCGAGCCAGGCCCCCCGCGACCGGCCGTGGTGACCCTGGTCGGCAACCCGCGGCCCGGGTCGCGGACCCTGTCGGCCGCCCGGACGGTCGCGGCCCGCGTCGCCGACCACCTGGGCCTCGCCCCGGCCGACGCGCCCGAGCCCGCCCCGACCACGATCGACCTGGCCGACCTCGCCACCGAGATCCTCGCCCCCGAGCACCCGCGGGCCGACGCCGCGCGCGAGACCGCCGCGAGCGCCGCGGTGCTGGTCGTCGCGACACCGGTCTACAAGGGCTCGTACACCGGGCTGCTCAAGGCGTTCCTCGACCTCTACGGCCCGGACGGCCTGGCCGGGGTCGTCGCCGTCCCCGTCGTGGTGTCGGGCAACCCCGCGCACGCCCTCGCGGGCGAGGTGCACCTGCGCCCGCTCCTCGTCGAGCTCGGCGCGACCGTCCCCGCACGGACGCTCACCCTCCTGGACTCCCGGCTCGACGAGGCCGACCTCACGACCGCCGTCGACGCCTGGCTCGACCACGCGGGAGGGCCCTTGCGGCGGGCGGCGAGCGACGCCGTCGGGCAGGACACGTCCACCCCCGAGCTCGCCGAGGTGACCCGATGACCGCCGACCCCACGACCCGCCCCGACGTCGCGGGCCTCGCCGGACTCGAGGCCCTGCTCCACGAGCAGGACGAGCCGCAGCTCAGCCCCGACGCCTACAAGGCGGTGTTCCGGCAGCACCCCGCGGGCGTCGCGGTGATCGCGCTCGAGCACGAGGGCCGCCCCGTGGGCTTCACGGCGACGTCGGTCATCTCGGTCTCGGCCGCGCCGCCGCTGCTCGCGTTCTCGCTCGCGTCGACGTCGTCGTCGTGGCCCGCGATCTCGGCGGCCCGCACGGTCACGGTCAACTTCCTGGCCGCCGACCAGGACGACGTGTCGGCACGCTTCGCGACGAGCGGGACCGACCGCTTCGCGGCCGGCGGCTGGTCCCCTCTCGAGTCCGGGGAGCCCGTGATCGACGGCGCGCTGTCCTGGGTGCGCGGCCGCATCATCCAGCGCACGCCCGTGGGCGACAGCTACCTGGTCTCGCTGCGCGCACTCGCGTCGGGGACCCGGGCAGGCGCGACGCCGCTCGTCTACCACGACCGGTCCTACCACCGGATCGGGGACCACTCGGCTCTCTGAGCCCCACGATCCGGGTGAGGGGCCCGACGGCGGTTCGCACCGCCGTCGGGCCCCTCACCTGTGCCCGGCGCGCGCCGGGCACGGGGGCGCCGGACTGCCGGGCTACCGGACGATGCGGTGGTCCCACCTGCGCACGAGCCGATTGCCGACCACCTGGAACACCTGGACGAGCAGGACGATCACGGCCACCGAGAACACCATGACGTCCGTCTGGAACAGGTTGTAGCCGTACCGGATCGCGAAGTCACCGACCCCGCCCCCGCCGACGATCCCCACGATCGTCGTGTACGACACGAACGCGACCAGGAGGATGATCGACGCGTTCACGAGCAGCGGGAACGACTCGCGGAGAAGGACCCGGAAGACGATCCGCAACCTGCCCGCGCCCAACGCCTCGGCCGCCTCGATCGACCCCCTGTCGGCGGCGAGGAGGCTCTGCTCGGCGAGGCGTGCGAAGTAGGGCACGGCACTGACCACGAGCGGGACCGTCGCGGCCGTCGTGCCGATCGCCGTCCCGACGATCAGGCGCGTGACCGGGACCATGAGGACCGCCAGCAGGAGGAACGGCACCGAGCGCCCGAGGTTCACGATCCCGTTGAGGACCGCGAACCACGCCCGGTGCGGGCGCAGGCCGTCCGCGCTCGTGACGCGCAGGAGCACGGCCACGGTGAGCCCGAGGACGATCCCCACGGGCCAGCAGATCGCGAGCATGTACAGCGTCTGCCCGAGGGCCACCAGGAGGTCCGGGAAGGCCGCGACGACGTTCTCCATCAGACCCTCACCCCCTCGACCGCGCGTGTCCCGTCGAGGCGGATCCTGTCGTCCACGAGGAAGCGCCCGATCCTGCTCGTCGGGAGATGGTCCTCGACGCGAGGGTCGAAGCGCTCGACGACCCGTCCCGCCTCCATGACCACGACGTCGTCGCAGATCGCCCGGACGACGTTCATCTCGTGCGTCACGAGCACGATCGTGATCCCCAGCTCGACGTTGACGCGCTGGAGGTAGGACAGGATCGTCCCCGTCGTCTCCGGGTCGACCGCGGAGGTCGGCTCGTCGCAGAGCAGGACCCGGGGCGAGTTCGCGAGAGCCCTGGCGATCCCCACGCGCTGCTTCTGACCGCCCGACAACGACGCCGGGTAGTCGCGTGCCTTGTCCTCGATGTCGAGGATCGCCAGGCACTCCTCGATCCGCCGGCGCCGAGCTCTCCGGGGGACCCCCGCGACCTCGAGGGCGAACCCCACGTTGTCGTGGACGGTCGCCTGCGCAAGGAGGTTGAAGTGCTGGAACACCATGCCGATGCTCCGCCGGAACTCCCGCAGCCCCCGCCGGTCCAGGGCCGTGATGTCGACCCCGTCGACGCTCACCGTGCCCGCGTCGGGGCGTTCCAGGAGGTTCGTCGTCCGCAGGAGGGTCGACTTCCCGGCACCGCTGAACCCGATGATGCCCTGCACGCCCCCGGTGGCGACGTCGAACGAGACGTCGTCGAGCGCGTGCACCTCGTCACCGTGCACGTGAAAGGTCTTGTCGACGTTCCGGTAGGAGATCATCGTCGCCCCCTCACGCCGTGGGCACGTGCTGCGAGACGCTGGGCAGGGTGTCGAAGTGTCCCGTGAAACGGCTCTCGTCCGACACCGGCGCGGGCAGGCCCAGCCTGTCCCTCAGCGTCCCCTCCCCGTAGGAGGACTCGGTGAGCCCGCGACGCTGGAGGATCGGGACGACCTCGTCGACGAACTGCTCGAACGAGCGAGGCAGGACCGGCGGGATGACGCTCACCCCGTCGAGGGCTCCGCGTTCGAACCAGTGCTGGATGCCGTCGGCCACGTCCTCGGGCGTCCCCACGATCGTGCGGTGGAACGAGCCCGAGTCCACCCAGGCCAGGACCTCCCGCAGGGTGTAGGTGCCGGTCGAGGTGTACTCCGCGATGCGGTAGGCGAGGGACTTGCTCTGCCCCGTGTCCCGGGCGTCGGACACGAGGTCCACGGGGAACGGTCCGTCGAGGGCGTAGCCGTCGAGAGAGCGGTCGATCACCGTGGACACCCGTTCGAGCAACCTGTCGGTGCCGTGCAGGTCGAGCAGCTCGTGCTGCAGCTCCTGGGCCTCACGGACGGACCGCCCGATGAACGGGATGAGGCCGGGAGCGACGACCACCGCACCGGGACGCCGTCCGTACGCGGCCGCTCGCGACCGGACGTCGGTACGGAACCTCACGGCCTCGTCGAGGTCGTTCTGCTGGACGTAGACGAGGTCCGCGTACCGGGCCGCGAGGTCGCGCCCGGACTCCGAGCTCCCCGCCTGCGCGAGCAGCGGCACGGCCTGCGGGCTTCGCGGGACGTTGAGCGGGCCGCGCACCGAGAAGTACGTCCCCTGGTGGTTGACGGCCCGGATCCCGTCGGTGTCGACCAGCCGGTCGGCCGCGCGGTCCGCCACCACGGCGTCGGCCCGCCACGCGTTCCACAGGTCGATGGTCACGTCGAGGTACTCGGCCGCCCGCCGGTAGCGCTCGTCGTGCTCGGGGAGCACGTCGAGACCGTAGTTGGGTGCGGCGAGGTCCGTCGAGGACGTCACCACGTTCCAGCCCGCCCGGCCACCGCTGACGTGATCGAGCGACGCGAACTGACGCGCGGTGTTGAACGGGACGTTGAACGTGGTGCTGTGGGTCCCGATCAGCCCGATGTGCGTGGTCCGCGCCGCCACCGCACCGAGGATCGTGACCGGGTCGAGCGGCCACTGCAGCGCGTCCTCGGGGTTGGCCGACGCCGCGAGGGTGTCGGTGAGGAACAGGC
This region of Oerskovia jenensis genomic DNA includes:
- a CDS encoding NAD(P)H-dependent oxidoreductase produces the protein MTQHPAAPHPAEPGPPRPAVVTLVGNPRPGSRTLSAARTVAARVADHLGLAPADAPEPAPTTIDLADLATEILAPEHPRADAARETAASAAVLVVATPVYKGSYTGLLKAFLDLYGPDGLAGVVAVPVVVSGNPAHALAGEVHLRPLLVELGATVPARTLTLLDSRLDEADLTTAVDAWLDHAGGPLRRAASDAVGQDTSTPELAEVTR
- a CDS encoding flavin reductase family protein — its product is MTADPTTRPDVAGLAGLEALLHEQDEPQLSPDAYKAVFRQHPAGVAVIALEHEGRPVGFTATSVISVSAAPPLLAFSLASTSSSWPAISAARTVTVNFLAADQDDVSARFATSGTDRFAAGGWSPLESGEPVIDGALSWVRGRIIQRTPVGDSYLVSLRALASGTRAGATPLVYHDRSYHRIGDHSAL
- a CDS encoding methionine ABC transporter permease, with amino-acid sequence MENVVAAFPDLLVALGQTLYMLAICWPVGIVLGLTVAVLLRVTSADGLRPHRAWFAVLNGIVNLGRSVPFLLLAVLMVPVTRLIVGTAIGTTAATVPLVVSAVPYFARLAEQSLLAADRGSIEAAEALGAGRLRIVFRVLLRESFPLLVNASIILLVAFVSYTTIVGIVGGGGVGDFAIRYGYNLFQTDVMVFSVAVIVLLVQVFQVVGNRLVRRWDHRIVR
- a CDS encoding methionine ABC transporter ATP-binding protein, which gives rise to MISYRNVDKTFHVHGDEVHALDDVSFDVATGGVQGIIGFSGAGKSTLLRTTNLLERPDAGTVSVDGVDITALDRRGLREFRRSIGMVFQHFNLLAQATVHDNVGFALEVAGVPRRARRRRIEECLAILDIEDKARDYPASLSGGQKQRVGIARALANSPRVLLCDEPTSAVDPETTGTILSYLQRVNVELGITIVLVTHEMNVVRAICDDVVVMEAGRVVERFDPRVEDHLPTSRIGRFLVDDRIRLDGTRAVEGVRV
- a CDS encoding NtaA/DmoA family FMN-dependent monooxygenase (This protein belongs to a clade of FMN-dependent monooxygenases, within a broader family of flavin-dependent oxidoreductases, the luciferase-like monooxygenase (LMM) family, some of whose members use coenzyme F420 rather than FMN.); this encodes MATAGSRRPRLVLNFVLRVQGSHGAGWRHRSSEIERVPTLDYYADLARTAERGVFDSLFLTDTLAASANPEDALQWPLDPVTILGAVAARTTHIGLIGTHSTTFNVPFNTARQFASLDHVSGGRAGWNVVTSSTDLAAPNYGLDVLPEHDERYRRAAEYLDVTIDLWNAWRADAVVADRAADRLVDTDGIRAVNHQGTYFSVRGPLNVPRSPQAVPLLAQAGSSESGRDLAARYADLVYVQQNDLDEAVRFRTDVRSRAAAYGRRPGAVVVAPGLIPFIGRSVREAQELQHELLDLHGTDRLLERVSTVIDRSLDGYALDGPFPVDLVSDARDTGQSKSLAYRIAEYTSTGTYTLREVLAWVDSGSFHRTIVGTPEDVADGIQHWFERGALDGVSVIPPVLPRSFEQFVDEVVPILQRRGLTESSYGEGTLRDRLGLPAPVSDESRFTGHFDTLPSVSQHVPTA